A single region of the Streptomyces caelestis genome encodes:
- a CDS encoding O-antigen ligase family protein — MSHAAALPAARRLTPVLPVVAVIALLAVPVAPGGEGGATPADAASGVLVLWCVVRLLLHRRRPLSRTAAMVLGLPVVGFAVAATVTAVPGAAVTGFARCLQVFVLVPAAVLLLIRDRRDVRLLAWAVVGLALWQGAVGVHQYVTGTGASYMGREIRAVGTFGPGDVMAMASVVAFGLVCAVGLALEPAPVRREHLPAQAEPKAWWRVWAVVCALLLVVPLAVSFSRGAWIATALACGAQLVLAGIRRAVKAGAVVAAVAVLLVGGFGVGSALLQERVSTIGQVADAPDQSVTDRYTMWAAATGMWRERPLTGVGLKGFPEHRDGHASLALSSGSDTEGAGAAYRKQPLLSPHNMYLLVLSEQGLVGLLALAGSWLALLVLGLRRLVRVRRAQGPGLDCALVACGLLIWHLIDFAYADIGGPTTVLTAVCFGVTAWWALASDDPAASRKAVAR; from the coding sequence GTGAGCCACGCAGCCGCCCTGCCCGCCGCGCGCCGGCTGACGCCCGTCCTGCCGGTGGTGGCGGTGATCGCCCTGCTCGCGGTGCCCGTCGCGCCGGGCGGTGAGGGGGGCGCGACCCCCGCGGACGCCGCGTCCGGTGTCCTCGTGCTGTGGTGCGTGGTACGTCTGCTGCTCCACCGGCGGCGCCCCCTGTCGCGTACCGCCGCCATGGTGCTGGGCCTGCCCGTGGTCGGGTTCGCGGTGGCGGCGACGGTGACCGCCGTGCCGGGCGCGGCGGTCACCGGCTTCGCGCGCTGTCTGCAGGTCTTCGTGCTCGTCCCGGCCGCCGTCCTGCTGCTCATCCGTGACCGGCGCGACGTCCGGCTGCTGGCCTGGGCGGTGGTGGGGCTCGCGCTGTGGCAGGGAGCCGTCGGGGTGCACCAGTACGTGACCGGGACCGGCGCCTCGTACATGGGCCGGGAGATCCGCGCCGTCGGCACCTTCGGGCCGGGCGACGTCATGGCGATGGCGAGCGTGGTCGCCTTCGGACTGGTGTGCGCGGTGGGGCTGGCGCTGGAACCCGCGCCGGTACGGAGGGAGCACCTCCCTGCTCAAGCGGAGCCGAAAGCTTGGTGGCGGGTGTGGGCCGTGGTGTGCGCGCTGCTGCTGGTGGTGCCCCTGGCGGTGTCCTTCAGCCGAGGCGCCTGGATCGCCACCGCCCTGGCCTGCGGGGCACAGCTGGTGCTGGCGGGCATACGGCGGGCGGTGAAGGCGGGAGCGGTCGTGGCCGCCGTCGCCGTCCTCCTCGTCGGCGGGTTCGGTGTCGGCTCCGCGCTGCTCCAGGAAAGGGTGAGCACCATCGGGCAGGTCGCCGACGCACCCGACCAGTCGGTCACCGACCGGTACACGATGTGGGCGGCGGCCACCGGCATGTGGCGCGAGCGGCCACTGACGGGCGTCGGCCTCAAGGGGTTCCCCGAGCACCGCGACGGGCACGCCTCGCTGGCCCTGTCCTCAGGCAGCGACACCGAGGGCGCCGGCGCGGCGTACCGGAAGCAGCCTCTGCTGTCGCCGCACAACATGTACCTGCTGGTACTCAGCGAACAGGGACTCGTCGGGCTGCTGGCGCTGGCGGGGAGCTGGCTGGCCCTGCTGGTGCTGGGGCTGCGGCGGCTGGTCCGCGTGCGCAGGGCACAAGGCCCCGGCCTCGACTGCGCGCTCGTCGCCTGCGGGCTGCTGATCTGGCATCTGATCGACTTCGCGTACGCCGACATCGGCGGGCCCACGACCGTCCTCACCGCCGTCTGCTTCGGGGTGACGGCGTGGTGGGCGCTGGCGAGTGACGACCCGGCCGCCTCCCGGAAGGCCGTGGCGCGATGA
- the murJ gene encoding murein biosynthesis integral membrane protein MurJ — translation MTIPPPGARDATLPPARAGTDTGRPGPVPRGFLARAALVTVVLSLAGALLGLGRDQALAHLFGAGSETDAFLVAWTVPEFAATLLIEDGLAFVLVPAFSAAVARRTQGGTGDPVRALVRSTLPRLSLAFAAVSALLVWGAPYVVETLAPGIPDPQFAVDCTRLTGTCVLTFGLAGYCSAFLRAHRRFVAPAAIYVAYNTVIIAAMFVLGARWGVRAAAVGVAVGGALMVVTQLPSVLRQLHHKRMSLPTDVTVPADRHAMNLALISTVLLFALCRQSQVLIERFLASPLPAGAISHLNYAQKVVQMPMVLALMLCTVTFPVVAQALAEGDTERARDRVERDLSLVSCVVLLGAAAVAACAPHLVHLLFQRGAFTAQDTAATAAVMRVYALGLLGHALVGVLVRSYFSAGRPTWYPVAAMAAGIVTTSWLGAVTAGSWGVLGIAAANAAGITLTAVILLYGMKTRGVPIRTRPVLTEMGKPLRAAVVACGVGGFCAGRIDSPALGLAAGGTAVTVVFLLLARPLGAHYLAPALRTVSRRLPHARFR, via the coding sequence ATGACGATCCCCCCTCCCGGCGCCAGGGACGCCACGCTCCCCCCGGCACGCGCCGGCACGGACACCGGCAGACCCGGACCCGTCCCGCGGGGCTTCCTCGCCCGGGCCGCCCTCGTCACCGTCGTTCTCTCCCTGGCCGGTGCGCTGCTGGGCCTCGGCCGGGACCAGGCGCTGGCGCACCTCTTCGGGGCGGGGAGCGAGACGGACGCCTTCCTGGTCGCCTGGACCGTGCCGGAGTTCGCGGCGACGCTGCTGATCGAGGACGGGCTGGCCTTCGTCCTCGTACCGGCGTTCAGCGCCGCCGTGGCCCGCCGCACCCAGGGCGGTACGGGCGACCCGGTGCGCGCCCTGGTCCGCAGTACGCTGCCCCGCCTGTCGCTGGCGTTCGCCGCCGTGTCGGCGCTGCTCGTCTGGGGCGCGCCGTACGTGGTCGAGACCCTGGCGCCGGGGATCCCGGACCCGCAGTTCGCGGTGGACTGCACCCGGCTGACCGGCACCTGTGTCCTGACCTTCGGTCTCGCCGGTTACTGCAGCGCCTTCCTGCGCGCACACCGCCGGTTCGTCGCGCCCGCGGCCATCTACGTCGCCTACAACACCGTCATCATCGCGGCGATGTTCGTCCTCGGCGCCCGCTGGGGCGTGAGGGCGGCGGCGGTCGGCGTCGCGGTGGGCGGGGCACTCATGGTCGTCACCCAACTGCCCTCTGTGTTACGCCAGTTGCACCACAAGCGGATGTCCCTCCCGACCGACGTGACGGTCCCGGCGGACCGGCACGCCATGAACCTCGCCCTCATCAGCACCGTCCTGCTCTTCGCCCTGTGCCGCCAGTCCCAGGTCCTCATCGAGCGCTTCCTGGCCTCCCCGCTCCCCGCCGGCGCCATCTCGCACCTGAACTACGCCCAGAAGGTGGTCCAGATGCCGATGGTGCTCGCCCTGATGCTGTGCACGGTCACCTTTCCGGTCGTGGCGCAGGCGCTGGCCGAGGGCGACACCGAGCGGGCCCGCGACCGCGTCGAACGCGACCTCTCGCTGGTGTCGTGCGTCGTGCTGCTCGGCGCCGCGGCCGTCGCCGCGTGTGCCCCGCATCTGGTCCACCTGCTGTTCCAGCGGGGCGCGTTCACCGCGCAGGACACCGCGGCCACCGCCGCCGTCATGCGCGTCTACGCGCTCGGGCTGCTCGGCCACGCGCTGGTGGGCGTGCTCGTCCGGTCGTACTTCTCGGCGGGGCGGCCCACCTGGTACCCGGTGGCGGCGATGGCCGCCGGGATCGTCACCACGTCATGGCTCGGCGCGGTGACGGCCGGCTCGTGGGGCGTGCTGGGGATCGCCGCAGCCAACGCCGCCGGCATCACCCTCACCGCCGTGATCCTGCTCTACGGCATGAAGACGCGCGGAGTGCCGATCCGCACGCGGCCGGTACTGACCGAGATGGGCAAGCCGCTGCGGGCCGCGGTCGTCGCCTGCGGTGTGGGCGGGTTCTGCGCGGGCCGCATCGACTCTCCCGCGCTCGGGCTCGCGGCCGGTGGCACGGCCGTGACCGTCGTCTTCCTCCTGCTCGCCCGGCCCTTGGGCGCGCACTACCTCGCACCCGCACTGCGCACCGTCTCCCGGAGGCTTCCGCATGCCCGTTTCCGCTGA
- a CDS encoding polysaccharide deacetylase family protein — MPVSADRSPSTTPAPATPPRRSGPPPWVAMYHSVGDCSHDPYRVTVSPRRLDRQLGWLRRRGLRGVGMRELLAARARGAGQDLVGLTFDDGYADFLTHALPLLHRHGCGATLFVLPGRLGDDNAWDPLGPRKPLLSAEGIRRAAAEGIEIGSHGLTHVDLTRADDALLRAEVSDSKDLLSDMTDAPVSGFCYPYGKVDRRVVDAVEKAGYAYACATDPGHLAGPLALPRVHVGERDTAWRLHLKRGLHRLRRHAVEGV; from the coding sequence ATGCCCGTTTCCGCTGACCGCAGCCCTTCCACCACCCCCGCGCCGGCCACGCCCCCGCGCAGATCCGGTCCTCCCCCGTGGGTGGCGATGTACCACTCCGTGGGCGACTGCTCCCACGACCCGTACCGCGTCACCGTCTCGCCCCGCCGCCTGGACCGGCAGCTGGGCTGGCTGCGCCGCCGGGGCCTGCGCGGCGTCGGCATGCGGGAGCTGCTCGCCGCGCGCGCCCGGGGTGCGGGACAGGATCTGGTGGGGCTGACCTTCGACGACGGGTACGCAGACTTCCTCACGCACGCCCTGCCGCTGCTGCACCGCCACGGCTGCGGCGCCACCCTGTTCGTGCTGCCGGGCAGGCTGGGCGACGACAACGCCTGGGACCCGCTCGGCCCGCGCAAGCCGCTGCTGTCGGCGGAGGGCATCCGGCGGGCCGCCGCCGAGGGGATCGAGATCGGCTCGCACGGCCTCACGCACGTGGATCTGACCCGGGCCGACGACGCGCTGCTCCGCGCCGAGGTGAGCGACAGCAAAGACCTGCTCTCCGACATGACCGATGCTCCCGTCAGCGGCTTCTGCTATCCCTACGGGAAGGTCGACCGCCGCGTCGTCGACGCCGTGGAGAAAGCGGGCTACGCCTACGCCTGTGCCACCGACCCCGGCCACCTGGCGGGCCCTCTCGCCCTGCCTCGTGTCCACGTCGGCGAGCGGGACACGGCCTGGCGGCTGCACCTCAAGCGGGGACTGCACCGGCTGCGCCGCCACGCCGTCGAAGGGGTGTGA
- a CDS encoding exopolysaccharide biosynthesis polyprenyl glycosylphosphotransferase — translation MTAERTVAPPGSQPPEHGFPPVSVISPRGTADGLRRSAGRRPAARHAPGLPLLAVDAAAALTAAPALPHPLLTAPLLLAVLCLNARATLYRPAAVPAVLNELPAVCARITVSWCALAALVAALSPAHALSVRTLLTGCALQAVTSCAGRGMVHWRRRRTLVRHPAAALVVGPAATAQRVAAAFLRHPGCGLRPVGVLADDPAGGEGLPVLGTDEEVHRAVIQNGVRAVLIVGPVGERGLLLRALAESGCALWELDADAPAYGRARSAAYGEAGRTVHDRGPRERIAGFSCRRLEAGRHRGGPAKRALDVLVSGTLLLLVSPVLLACALMLRVSDGPGVVFRQERVGRDGRPFTLLKFRTHRPSDAHEAATRWSVAGERDMSRFCRFLRRSSLDELPQLWNVFRGDMSLVGPRPERPYFVAVFSETYPGYAARHRVRTGITGLAQIHGLRGDTSIEDRARFDNAYIDDWSLWQDVCILLRTAAALVRPTGS, via the coding sequence GTGACCGCCGAACGTACCGTCGCTCCCCCCGGCAGCCAGCCGCCGGAGCACGGATTCCCTCCCGTCTCGGTCATTTCCCCGCGCGGGACCGCCGACGGCTTGCGGCGCTCCGCAGGGCGACGCCCCGCGGCGCGCCACGCCCCGGGACTGCCGCTGCTCGCCGTGGACGCGGCCGCCGCGCTCACCGCCGCCCCCGCACTGCCCCACCCCCTGCTGACCGCGCCCCTGCTGCTCGCCGTCCTCTGCCTGAACGCACGGGCGACGCTGTACCGCCCCGCCGCCGTGCCCGCCGTACTGAACGAACTCCCCGCCGTCTGCGCCCGGATCACGGTGAGCTGGTGCGCGCTCGCGGCCCTGGTCGCGGCGCTCTCCCCGGCGCATGCCCTGTCCGTCCGTACGCTGCTGACCGGCTGCGCCCTGCAGGCGGTGACGAGCTGCGCGGGCCGCGGCATGGTGCACTGGCGCCGCCGCCGGACACTGGTCCGCCACCCCGCCGCGGCCCTCGTCGTCGGCCCCGCCGCCACCGCCCAGCGCGTGGCCGCCGCCTTCCTGCGCCATCCCGGGTGCGGCCTCAGACCGGTGGGCGTCCTCGCCGACGACCCGGCCGGCGGCGAGGGACTGCCGGTGCTCGGCACCGACGAGGAGGTGCACCGGGCCGTCATCCAGAACGGCGTGCGGGCCGTGCTCATCGTGGGCCCGGTAGGCGAACGCGGCCTGCTGCTACGGGCGTTGGCCGAGTCGGGCTGCGCGTTGTGGGAGCTCGACGCGGACGCACCGGCGTACGGCCGGGCGAGGAGCGCCGCGTACGGCGAGGCCGGACGCACGGTCCACGACCGGGGCCCGCGTGAGCGGATCGCCGGCTTCTCCTGCCGCCGCCTGGAGGCCGGCCGGCACCGCGGCGGCCCCGCCAAGCGCGCCCTCGACGTCCTGGTCTCCGGGACCTTGCTGCTCCTGGTCAGCCCGGTGCTGCTGGCCTGCGCGCTCATGCTGCGGGTCAGCGACGGGCCGGGCGTCGTCTTCCGTCAGGAGCGCGTCGGCAGGGACGGCCGCCCCTTCACGCTGCTGAAGTTCCGCACCCATCGCCCGTCCGACGCACACGAGGCCGCCACCCGCTGGAGCGTGGCGGGCGAGCGGGACATGAGCCGCTTCTGCCGTTTCCTGCGCCGCAGTTCGCTCGACGAGCTGCCCCAGTTGTGGAACGTCTTCCGGGGCGACATGTCCCTGGTCGGGCCGCGCCCCGAACGTCCGTACTTCGTCGCCGTGTTCAGCGAGACCTACCCCGGTTACGCCGCCCGCCACCGCGTGCGGACCGGCATCACCGGGCTCGCCCAGATCCACGGGCTGCGCGGCGACACCTCCATCGAGGACCGCGCCCGGTTCGACAACGCGTACATCGACGACTGGTCGCTGTGGCAGGACGTGTGCATCCTGCTGCGCACGGCCGCCGCGCTGGTCCGCCCGACGGGGAGCTGA